A stretch of the Vitis vinifera cultivar Pinot Noir 40024 chromosome 16, ASM3070453v1 genome encodes the following:
- the LOC100252944 gene encoding rust resistance kinase Lr10-like isoform X2 — protein MMFREAKLVALALFHTFLLAICAVNGNQTCKPSSCGEIQNISNPFRLKGDPSGCGYPDYELVCENNRTMVNLDHGKFYVADINYDHYTIRVVDPGVENGNCLSTPLYSLSYYSLGSYDTNWEEVTNTTVLMNCEQPISDGNYIPITPCNRSNVTSSSSQAYVYALVGDLYMEVGEIKYSCTILRTIATRFLKHGNLSMSDLQEVLLLGLDLSFFGRCKSECEVKGLNCLLDYSNYTVQCTKPRNFLKWFSLYIRSILGVDRFIEYFGYLSDGGVTTLLAGAILIFQLMVMIIIGRAVIGILCLFAYLIYKFRRRHLSLDDDIEEFLHNYQNLRPIKYTYSDIKKMTYNFKHKLGQGGFGSVYKGKLRSGRIVAVKMLVMSKANGQDFINEVATIGRIHHVNVVRLVGFCIQRSKWALIYDYMPNGSLDKFVFLDQENNIPLSWERLYKIALGVGRGIEYLHQGCDMQILHFDIKPHNILLDEDFTPKVSDFGLAKLYSTDESIVSVTAARGTLGYIAPELFYKNIGGVSFKADVYSFGMLLLEMVGKRKNVNAFAEHSSQIYFPSWIYDRYDQGEDMEMGDATEDEKNYVRKMVIVALWCVQMKPVDRPSMSKTLEMLEGEIELLKMPPKPTLWSIENHEQSMVEVPISSSNSMGTISLNGR, from the exons ATGATGTTTAGAGAAGCAAAACTTGTGGCGTTAGCGCTCTTCCACACTTTCTTGCTTGCAATTTGTGCTGTTAATGGAAACCAGACTTGCAAACCCTCTTCTTGTGGAGAGATTCAAAACATCAGCAACCCTTTCCGATTGAAAGGTGATCCATCTGGGTGTGGTTATCCTGATTATGAATTGGTCTGCGAAAACAATCGTACTATGGTAAACCTGGACCATGGGAAATTCTATGTTGCTGATATCAACTACGATCACTATACCATTCGGGTAGTGGATCCTGGGGTCGAAAACGGCAACTGTCTCTCAACTCCTCTGTATTCCTTGTCATATTACAGCTTGGGTTCATATGATACAAATTGGGAGGAAGTGACCAATACAACGGTTTTGATGAACTGCGAGCAGCCAATAAGTGATGGCAACTATATTCCTATCACTCCTTGCAACAGAAGCAATGTGACTTCATCTTCCTCACAAGCATATGTTTATGCACTAGTCGGAGATTTATACATGGAGGTGGGAGAGATTAAGTATTCATGCACCATCCTCAGGACTATTGCTACTCGATTCTTGAAGCACGGCAATCTTTCAATGTCAGATTTGCAAGAAGTGCTGCTTCTGGGGCTTGATCTTTCATTTTTTGGCCGCTGCAAAAGCGAATGCGAGGTGAAAGGGCTAAACTGCTTGCTGGATTATAGCAATTATACCGTACAGTGCACCAAAC CTCGGAACTTTCTGAAATGGTTCTCTCTCTATATCA GATCTATATTAGGTGTGGACCGTTTTATCGAAT ACTTCGGATATCTTTCGGATGGAGGCGTAACAACTTTACTTG CTGGGGCAATCTTGATATTTCAACTCATGG TCATGATCATCATCGGACGGGCTGTGATTGGTATTTTGTGCCTCTTTGCCTATTTAATTTACAAGTTTCGACGGAGACACTTATCATTAGATGATGATATTGAAGAATTCCTACATAACTACCAAAATCTTCGACCAATCAAATACACATATTCAGACATAAAGAAGATGACTTATAATTTTAAGCATAAATTGGGTCAAGGAGGTTTTGGCTCTGTGTACAAAGGAAAACTACGAAGTGGCCGCATTGTAGCTGTAAAAATGTTGGTTATGTCAAAGGCTAATGGGCAAGATTTTATCAATGAAGTTGCTACAATTGGAAGAATTCATCATGTTAATGTGGTGAGACTTGTTGGATTTTGCATACAAAGATCAAAATGGGCCCTTATATATGACTACATGCCCAATGGATCTCTTGATaagtttgtttttcttgatCAAGAAAACAACATTCCTTTGAGTTGGGAAAGATTATACAAGATTGCACTTGGAGTAGGACGTGGGATCGAATACTTACATCAAGGGTGTGATatgcaaattcttcattttgatatcaagccaCACAACATTCTTCTCGATGAAGACTTCACACCAAAAGTTTCAGATTTCGGTCTTGCAAAATTATACTCAACAGATGAAAGTATTGTATCAGTCACTGCTGCTAGAGGAACCTTGGGCTACATTGCTCCTGAATTGTTCTACAAAAACATTGGAGGTGTATCATTTAAGgctgatgtttatagttttggaatgttgttaTTGGAAATGgtgggaaaaaggaagaatgtgAATGCATTTGCAGAGCATTCAAGTCAAATATATTTCCCATCTTGGATTTATGATAGATATGATCAAGGAGAGGACATGGAAATGGGAGATGCCACTGaggatgaaaaaaattatgtaaggAAAATGGTGATAGTTGCACTATGGTGTGTACAAATGAAGCCTGTGGATCGTCCTTCAATGAGCAAAACATTGGAGATGCTTGAAGGAGAGATTGAACTATTGAAAATGCCTCCTAAGCCAACTCTATGGTCTATCGAGAATCATGAGCAATCCATGGTAGAGGTACCAatttcatcatccaattccATGGGTACAATCAGCTTAAATGGAAGGTAG
- the LOC100252944 gene encoding rust resistance kinase Lr10-like isoform X1, protein MMFREAKLVALALFHTFLLAICAVNGNQTCKPSSCGEIQNISNPFRLKGDPSGCGYPDYELVCENNRTMVNLDHGKFYVADINYDHYTIRVVDPGVENGNCLSTPLYSLSYYSLGSYDTNWEEVTNTTVLMNCEQPISDGNYIPITPCNRSNVTSSSSQAYVYALVGDLYMEVGEIKYSCTILRTIATRFLKHGNLSMSDLQEVLLLGLDLSFFGRCKSECEVKGLNCLLDYSNYTVQCTKPRNFLKWFSLYIRSILGVDRFIEYFGYLSDGGVTTLLDFGYLSYGDIIAGAILIFQLMVMIIIGRAVIGILCLFAYLIYKFRRRHLSLDDDIEEFLHNYQNLRPIKYTYSDIKKMTYNFKHKLGQGGFGSVYKGKLRSGRIVAVKMLVMSKANGQDFINEVATIGRIHHVNVVRLVGFCIQRSKWALIYDYMPNGSLDKFVFLDQENNIPLSWERLYKIALGVGRGIEYLHQGCDMQILHFDIKPHNILLDEDFTPKVSDFGLAKLYSTDESIVSVTAARGTLGYIAPELFYKNIGGVSFKADVYSFGMLLLEMVGKRKNVNAFAEHSSQIYFPSWIYDRYDQGEDMEMGDATEDEKNYVRKMVIVALWCVQMKPVDRPSMSKTLEMLEGEIELLKMPPKPTLWSIENHEQSMVEVPISSSNSMGTISLNGR, encoded by the exons ATGATGTTTAGAGAAGCAAAACTTGTGGCGTTAGCGCTCTTCCACACTTTCTTGCTTGCAATTTGTGCTGTTAATGGAAACCAGACTTGCAAACCCTCTTCTTGTGGAGAGATTCAAAACATCAGCAACCCTTTCCGATTGAAAGGTGATCCATCTGGGTGTGGTTATCCTGATTATGAATTGGTCTGCGAAAACAATCGTACTATGGTAAACCTGGACCATGGGAAATTCTATGTTGCTGATATCAACTACGATCACTATACCATTCGGGTAGTGGATCCTGGGGTCGAAAACGGCAACTGTCTCTCAACTCCTCTGTATTCCTTGTCATATTACAGCTTGGGTTCATATGATACAAATTGGGAGGAAGTGACCAATACAACGGTTTTGATGAACTGCGAGCAGCCAATAAGTGATGGCAACTATATTCCTATCACTCCTTGCAACAGAAGCAATGTGACTTCATCTTCCTCACAAGCATATGTTTATGCACTAGTCGGAGATTTATACATGGAGGTGGGAGAGATTAAGTATTCATGCACCATCCTCAGGACTATTGCTACTCGATTCTTGAAGCACGGCAATCTTTCAATGTCAGATTTGCAAGAAGTGCTGCTTCTGGGGCTTGATCTTTCATTTTTTGGCCGCTGCAAAAGCGAATGCGAGGTGAAAGGGCTAAACTGCTTGCTGGATTATAGCAATTATACCGTACAGTGCACCAAAC CTCGGAACTTTCTGAAATGGTTCTCTCTCTATATCA GATCTATATTAGGTGTGGACCGTTTTATCGAAT ACTTCGGATATCTTTCGGATGGAGGCGTAACAACTTTACTTG ACTTTGGATATCTTTCGTATGGAGACATAATTG CTGGGGCAATCTTGATATTTCAACTCATGG TCATGATCATCATCGGACGGGCTGTGATTGGTATTTTGTGCCTCTTTGCCTATTTAATTTACAAGTTTCGACGGAGACACTTATCATTAGATGATGATATTGAAGAATTCCTACATAACTACCAAAATCTTCGACCAATCAAATACACATATTCAGACATAAAGAAGATGACTTATAATTTTAAGCATAAATTGGGTCAAGGAGGTTTTGGCTCTGTGTACAAAGGAAAACTACGAAGTGGCCGCATTGTAGCTGTAAAAATGTTGGTTATGTCAAAGGCTAATGGGCAAGATTTTATCAATGAAGTTGCTACAATTGGAAGAATTCATCATGTTAATGTGGTGAGACTTGTTGGATTTTGCATACAAAGATCAAAATGGGCCCTTATATATGACTACATGCCCAATGGATCTCTTGATaagtttgtttttcttgatCAAGAAAACAACATTCCTTTGAGTTGGGAAAGATTATACAAGATTGCACTTGGAGTAGGACGTGGGATCGAATACTTACATCAAGGGTGTGATatgcaaattcttcattttgatatcaagccaCACAACATTCTTCTCGATGAAGACTTCACACCAAAAGTTTCAGATTTCGGTCTTGCAAAATTATACTCAACAGATGAAAGTATTGTATCAGTCACTGCTGCTAGAGGAACCTTGGGCTACATTGCTCCTGAATTGTTCTACAAAAACATTGGAGGTGTATCATTTAAGgctgatgtttatagttttggaatgttgttaTTGGAAATGgtgggaaaaaggaagaatgtgAATGCATTTGCAGAGCATTCAAGTCAAATATATTTCCCATCTTGGATTTATGATAGATATGATCAAGGAGAGGACATGGAAATGGGAGATGCCACTGaggatgaaaaaaattatgtaaggAAAATGGTGATAGTTGCACTATGGTGTGTACAAATGAAGCCTGTGGATCGTCCTTCAATGAGCAAAACATTGGAGATGCTTGAAGGAGAGATTGAACTATTGAAAATGCCTCCTAAGCCAACTCTATGGTCTATCGAGAATCATGAGCAATCCATGGTAGAGGTACCAatttcatcatccaattccATGGGTACAATCAGCTTAAATGGAAGGTAG
- the LOC104878313 gene encoding rust resistance kinase Lr10-like isoform X1 gives MDRYLCLFLFLFLTLFVEMRGGRDECMTSNGCGDQGPLIRFPFSLKHQPHHCGYPGFELSCSENNKTMLDLPVSVKLLVKKIAYKSREIIVQDPDNCLARQLRNLNLAASPFLFKFERDFTLFNCSSDKTESSRFQSIPCLSIPGNPVYAVYSNGLVQYTDLSSCRRLYNASAPGNRDYGDFMFNGSAFSLKWSKSICGSCPEGGKICRLKKSNSREPETECIKGVSKKLIVTGAIFGFFLPMLVIVVAYRVYSSNKVERDNRVKVKKFLEDYEALKPSRYSYADIKRITSQFKDKLGEGGYGTVYKGKLSDEVFVAVKILNNSQGNGEEFINEVATMGTIHHVNIVRLVGFCADRFKRALIYEYLPNESLEKFIFSKVVKNYSLSWKKLQEIAIGIAKGIEYLHQGCDQRILHFDIKPHNILLDHNFNPKISDFGLAKLCSKEQSAVSMTIVRGTMGYIAPEVLSRNFGNVSYKSDVYSFGMLLLEMVGGRKNIDVSVESTSQVYFPEWIYNHLDIGEELHIRIEEEGDVEIAKKLAIVGLSCIQWCPVDRPSMKIVVQMLEGEGDKLTMPPNPFASTVPTNLSKPGRVFQQELAIISELE, from the exons ATGGATCGATATCTctgtttgtttttgttcttgtttCTGACCTTGTTTGTGGAGATGAGAGGGGGCCGAGATGAGTGCATGACATCGAATGGTTGTGGCGACCAGGGTCCACTCATCCGGTTCCCTTTCAGTCTAAAACACCAGCCACACCACTGTGGATATCCGGGATTTGAGTTATCTTGCTCTGAGAATAATAAGACCATGCTAGACCTGCCAGTTTCGGTAAAGCTCTTGGTGAAGAAAATAGCTTACAAATCCCGGGAAATCATTGTCCAGGACCCGGATAATTGCCTTGCGAGACAGCTTCGAAACCTCAATTTAGCTGCCTCCCCCTTCCTCTTCAAATTTGAACGGGACTTCACCTTGTTCAATTGTTCCTCAGACAAAACAGAATCATCTCGTTTTCAGTCCATCCCTTGCCTTTCTATCCCTGGTAACCCAGTTTATGCTGTTTATTCCAACGGACTTGTCCAATATACGGATCTATCCTCTTGCCGCAGGCTTTACAACGCTTCAGCTCCAGGTAATCGAGATTATGGGGATTTTATGTTCAATGGAAGTGCATTTTCTTTGAAGTGGTCGAAATCAATATGTGGAAGCTGCCCAGAAGGAGGAAAAATATGCAGACTGAAGAAGAGTAATAGCAGGGAACCAGAAACTGAATGTATTAAAG gtGTATCGAAGAAATTAATTGTGACAG GTGCAATCTTTGGTTTCTTTCTTCCCATGTTAGTAATTGTTGTGGCTTATCGAGTCTATAGCTCAAATAAAGTAGAAAGAGATAATAGAGTAAAGGTTAAAAAGTTTCTAGAAGACTATGAAGCTCTCAAGCCCTCAAGATACTCCTATGCTGATATTAAAAGGATTACGAGTCAATTCAAAGATAAATTAGGGGAAGGAGGATATGGAACAGTGTACAAAGGAAAGCTTTCAGATGAAGTTTTTGTTGCAGTAAAAATCCTTAACAATTCTCAAGGAAATGGGGAAGAGTTCATTAATGAAGTAGCAACAATGGGTACAATCCACCATGTTAATATAGTTCGTTTAGTTGGATTTTGTGCTGATAGATTTAAACGAGCTCTAATTTATGAGTACTTACCAAATGAGTCATTGGAgaagttcatattttcaaaagttgtCAAGAACTATTCACTTAGTTGgaagaaacttcaagaaattgcTATAGGTATAGCAAAAGGAATTGAGTATCTTCATCAAGGTTGTGATCAAAGAATCcttcattttgatatcaaacctCATAATATTTTACTTGACCACAACTTTAATCCAAAGATTTCTGACTTTGGTTTAGCCAAATTGTGCTCCAAGGAACAAAGTGCAGTCTCTATGACAATTGTAAGGGGAACAATGGGCTATATCGCTCCAGAAGTGTTATCTAGGAATTTTGGGAATGTGTCTTATAAGTcagatgtttatagttttggaatgttgttaCTTGAAATGGTTGGAGGAAGGAAGAACATTGATGTTAGTGTAGAGAGTACTAGCCAAGTATATTTCCCAGAATGGATTTATAATCATTTGGATATAGGGGAAGAATTGCATATTCGAATTGAAGAAGAAGGAGATGTTGAGATTGCAAAGAAATTAGCAATTGTGGGACTTTCATGTATTCAGTGGTGTCCAGTGGATCGTCCTTCCATGAAAATTGTGGTTCAAATGTTGGAAGGAGAAGGAGACAAGTTAACCATGCCTCCTAACCCTTTTGCTTCAACAGTTCCAACAAACTTGAGCAAGCCAGGTAGAGTTTTTCAACAAGAGTTGGCAATAATTTCAGAACTAgagtaa
- the LOC104878313 gene encoding rust resistance kinase Lr10-like isoform X2 gives MDRYLCLFLFLFLTLFVEMRGGRDECMTSNGCGDQGPLIRFPFSLKHQPHHCGYPGFELSCSENNKTMLDLPVSVKLLVKKIAYKSREIIVQDPDNCLARQLRNLNLAASPFLFKFERDFTLFNCSSDKTESSRFQSIPCLSIPGNPVYAVYSNGLVQYTDLSSCRRLYNASAPGNRDYGDFMFNGSAFSLKWSKSICGSCPEGGKICRLKKSNSREPETECIKGAIFGFFLPMLVIVVAYRVYSSNKVERDNRVKVKKFLEDYEALKPSRYSYADIKRITSQFKDKLGEGGYGTVYKGKLSDEVFVAVKILNNSQGNGEEFINEVATMGTIHHVNIVRLVGFCADRFKRALIYEYLPNESLEKFIFSKVVKNYSLSWKKLQEIAIGIAKGIEYLHQGCDQRILHFDIKPHNILLDHNFNPKISDFGLAKLCSKEQSAVSMTIVRGTMGYIAPEVLSRNFGNVSYKSDVYSFGMLLLEMVGGRKNIDVSVESTSQVYFPEWIYNHLDIGEELHIRIEEEGDVEIAKKLAIVGLSCIQWCPVDRPSMKIVVQMLEGEGDKLTMPPNPFASTVPTNLSKPGRVFQQELAIISELE, from the exons ATGGATCGATATCTctgtttgtttttgttcttgtttCTGACCTTGTTTGTGGAGATGAGAGGGGGCCGAGATGAGTGCATGACATCGAATGGTTGTGGCGACCAGGGTCCACTCATCCGGTTCCCTTTCAGTCTAAAACACCAGCCACACCACTGTGGATATCCGGGATTTGAGTTATCTTGCTCTGAGAATAATAAGACCATGCTAGACCTGCCAGTTTCGGTAAAGCTCTTGGTGAAGAAAATAGCTTACAAATCCCGGGAAATCATTGTCCAGGACCCGGATAATTGCCTTGCGAGACAGCTTCGAAACCTCAATTTAGCTGCCTCCCCCTTCCTCTTCAAATTTGAACGGGACTTCACCTTGTTCAATTGTTCCTCAGACAAAACAGAATCATCTCGTTTTCAGTCCATCCCTTGCCTTTCTATCCCTGGTAACCCAGTTTATGCTGTTTATTCCAACGGACTTGTCCAATATACGGATCTATCCTCTTGCCGCAGGCTTTACAACGCTTCAGCTCCAGGTAATCGAGATTATGGGGATTTTATGTTCAATGGAAGTGCATTTTCTTTGAAGTGGTCGAAATCAATATGTGGAAGCTGCCCAGAAGGAGGAAAAATATGCAGACTGAAGAAGAGTAATAGCAGGGAACCAGAAACTGAATGTATTAAAG GTGCAATCTTTGGTTTCTTTCTTCCCATGTTAGTAATTGTTGTGGCTTATCGAGTCTATAGCTCAAATAAAGTAGAAAGAGATAATAGAGTAAAGGTTAAAAAGTTTCTAGAAGACTATGAAGCTCTCAAGCCCTCAAGATACTCCTATGCTGATATTAAAAGGATTACGAGTCAATTCAAAGATAAATTAGGGGAAGGAGGATATGGAACAGTGTACAAAGGAAAGCTTTCAGATGAAGTTTTTGTTGCAGTAAAAATCCTTAACAATTCTCAAGGAAATGGGGAAGAGTTCATTAATGAAGTAGCAACAATGGGTACAATCCACCATGTTAATATAGTTCGTTTAGTTGGATTTTGTGCTGATAGATTTAAACGAGCTCTAATTTATGAGTACTTACCAAATGAGTCATTGGAgaagttcatattttcaaaagttgtCAAGAACTATTCACTTAGTTGgaagaaacttcaagaaattgcTATAGGTATAGCAAAAGGAATTGAGTATCTTCATCAAGGTTGTGATCAAAGAATCcttcattttgatatcaaacctCATAATATTTTACTTGACCACAACTTTAATCCAAAGATTTCTGACTTTGGTTTAGCCAAATTGTGCTCCAAGGAACAAAGTGCAGTCTCTATGACAATTGTAAGGGGAACAATGGGCTATATCGCTCCAGAAGTGTTATCTAGGAATTTTGGGAATGTGTCTTATAAGTcagatgtttatagttttggaatgttgttaCTTGAAATGGTTGGAGGAAGGAAGAACATTGATGTTAGTGTAGAGAGTACTAGCCAAGTATATTTCCCAGAATGGATTTATAATCATTTGGATATAGGGGAAGAATTGCATATTCGAATTGAAGAAGAAGGAGATGTTGAGATTGCAAAGAAATTAGCAATTGTGGGACTTTCATGTATTCAGTGGTGTCCAGTGGATCGTCCTTCCATGAAAATTGTGGTTCAAATGTTGGAAGGAGAAGGAGACAAGTTAACCATGCCTCCTAACCCTTTTGCTTCAACAGTTCCAACAAACTTGAGCAAGCCAGGTAGAGTTTTTCAACAAGAGTTGGCAATAATTTCAGAACTAgagtaa